The Helicobacter sp. MIT 99-5507 genome includes a region encoding these proteins:
- a CDS encoding beta-ketoacyl synthase N-terminal-like domain-containing protein — protein MNIYINAYDGACSLGISKIQIMQNIFAKIPSITKNTIQSRDFMVGKIENLPDFDRNIKEVYNTRTNLILHQVLQNLNEPLDKLFKKYSKDRIAVVIGTTTAGVEENYKSMPDISPDLFYSRNSLSNASEFIKEYLGLKSLAFGISCACTSGAKVFIEAARLLESNLCDAVICGGVDSLNTLTIYGFDSLDILTPPQDNAIPFSKNRNGINIAEGGALFILSKDRSNIKLKGFCANNDAFHITKPNENFIAQKNAILLALKMANLDSSEIDYINLHGTGTYANDKMEANLINDIFPQTPCSSTKGVMGHTLGAAGALEAMVCSEILNQSSINNQSQLPPHYYDEVYDLDIPKICLIEEKISKNIKNALSLSFAFGGDNSVIILGV, from the coding sequence TTGAATATATATATAAATGCTTATGATGGGGCTTGTAGCCTTGGAATCTCTAAAATACAGATAATGCAAAATATCTTTGCAAAGATTCCATCTATCACTAAAAATACAATCCAATCCAGAGATTTTATGGTTGGCAAAATAGAGAATTTACCAGATTTTGATAGAAATATTAAAGAAGTTTATAATACGCGCACAAATCTGATTTTGCATCAAGTATTGCAGAATCTAAATGAGCCATTAGATAAACTATTTAAAAAATATAGCAAAGATAGAATAGCAGTAGTTATAGGCACTACCACTGCTGGAGTAGAAGAAAATTATAAATCGATGCCAGATATTAGTCCAGACTTGTTTTATAGTAGAAATTCCCTATCAAATGCAAGTGAATTTATAAAAGAATATCTAGGGCTTAAATCTTTAGCTTTTGGAATCTCTTGTGCTTGCACATCTGGAGCTAAGGTATTTATAGAAGCTGCTAGACTTTTAGAATCCAATCTGTGTGATGCTGTTATTTGTGGTGGAGTTGATAGCCTAAATACTCTTACTATTTATGGATTTGATAGTCTAGATATTTTAACCCCACCACAAGATAATGCAATACCATTTTCAAAAAACAGAAATGGTATAAATATCGCTGAGGGAGGAGCGCTATTTATACTTAGCAAAGATAGATCTAATATCAAACTAAAAGGATTTTGCGCTAATAATGATGCATTTCACATCACTAAACCAAATGAAAATTTTATAGCACAAAAAAATGCTATTTTATTAGCTCTTAAAATGGCAAATTTAGATTCAAGTGAGATTGATTACATTAACTTGCATGGCACAGGAACATATGCAAATGACAAAATGGAAGCAAATTTGATAAATGATATATTTCCTCAAACTCCATGTAGTAGCACAAAAGGTGTTATGGGGCATACTTTGGGTGCTGCTGGAGCGCTAGAAGCTATGGTTTGTAGTGAAATTCTAAACCAAAGTTCAATAAATAATCAAAGTCAATTACCACCGCATTATTATGATGAAGTATATGATTTAGATATTCCTAAAATTTGCCTAATTGAAGAAAAAATAAGTAAAAATATTAAAAATGCACTATCTCTCTCATTTGCATTTGGTGGAGATAATAGCGTTATTATATTAGGAGTTTAG
- a CDS encoding thioester dehydrase, which produces MYVRELMPHSGDMVLIDSIVERRNDFISTKTIINKDNPFLENNLFPAFNTLEIMAQSLVVFRGLSDKSSSFRLGFLLGARKFEIYKPYLKIKDELITKTIISEDFNGMGVYESSVFVNDELVASANISLFNPSKEQLDEILKASNE; this is translated from the coding sequence ATGTATGTAAGAGAGCTTATGCCTCATAGTGGAGATATGGTTTTAATAGATAGCATAGTAGAAAGACGAAATGATTTTATTAGCACCAAAACTATAATAAATAAAGATAATCCATTTTTAGAAAATAATCTCTTTCCTGCATTTAATACTTTAGAGATAATGGCTCAAAGCTTAGTGGTATTTCGTGGTTTAAGTGATAAAAGCTCTAGTTTTAGACTTGGTTTTTTACTTGGGGCTAGAAAATTTGAGATATATAAGCCATATTTAAAAATCAAAGATGAGTTAATCACAAAAACTATCATTTCAGAAGATTTTAATGGAATGGGTGTATATGAGAGTTCTGTATTTGTAAATGATGAATTGGTAGCAAGTGCAAATATTAGTTTGTTTAATCCATCTAAAGAACAATTAGATGAAATCTTAAAGGCAAGTAATGAATAA
- the fabG gene encoding 3-oxoacyl-ACP reductase FabG, with protein sequence MNKSVLVTGSSRGIGLGIARRLKANGYDVILHGKSDSKSLENAKNELNSKALIFDVADTNECKRVLDEFANSNQALWGIVLNAGITNDNTFVGLEEDDWKNVINVNLNSFYNVLKPLLMPIIRKKQGRIVVISSVSGIIGNRGQSNYSASKAGLIGAAKSLAIELASRNITVNVVAPGLIDTELTQVSIPLDEILKLIPAKRSGNVDEVSGLVNFLLSDEASYITKQVIGVNGGLC encoded by the coding sequence ATGAATAAATCTGTATTAGTAACTGGCTCAAGCAGGGGAATTGGTCTTGGTATTGCAAGAAGATTGAAGGCAAATGGATATGATGTAATTTTGCATGGTAAAAGCGATTCTAAGTCTTTAGAAAATGCAAAAAATGAGCTAAATTCAAAAGCGTTGATTTTTGATGTAGCAGATACAAATGAATGCAAAAGAGTGCTTGATGAGTTTGCTAATTCAAATCAAGCTCTATGGGGAATAGTATTAAACGCAGGAATCACAAATGATAATACTTTTGTAGGTTTAGAAGAAGATGATTGGAAGAATGTAATTAATGTGAATCTAAATAGCTTTTATAATGTATTAAAGCCACTTTTAATGCCAATTATTAGAAAAAAACAAGGTAGAATCGTAGTAATTAGCTCTGTATCTGGAATCATAGGCAATAGAGGTCAAAGTAATTATAGTGCATCAAAAGCAGGATTAATAGGAGCAGCAAAATCTTTAGCTATAGAGCTAGCTAGTCGCAATATAACCGTAAATGTAGTAGCACCAGGACTAATTGATACTGAGCTAACACAAGTAAGCATTCCGCTAGATGAAATATTAAAGTTAATTCCTGCTAAACGTAGTGGTAATGTAGATGAAGTAAGTGGGCTCGTAAATTTTTTATTAAGTGATGAGGCTAGTTATATTACAAAACAAGTTATTGGAGTAAATGGAGGATTGTGTTGA
- a CDS encoding beta-ketoacyl-ACP synthase, whose translation MLRVFVVGYGIVSTFGKSWSEFRSALLKKQNAVKYMQEWEKYQELTTYLAAPIIDYSHPKEWSRKDLRSLGRVSQYSVEAAGLALKMAGLFGDESIKDGRMGVASGSSTGSTDAIMQLAKLMFAGESDCNANSYIKSMPHTTAANIAIFYGLKGRMIPTSSACTSASHAIGYAYEAIKYGKIPIMLAGGAEELCPSECYVFNSLYATSQKNSTPNLTPSPFDINRDGLVLGEGACMLVLEGEESMIKRGAKPIAEVVGFGSTCDGTHVVKPEAKTMQSAMKLALKDANITPDKIGYISAHATATKWGDIVESHATNNLFGDRVAISSLKSYIGHTLGACGAIESVASIEMMNEGLFAPTINLENVDSECAKLDYLKDFKEINTNYVMNNNFAFGGVNTSLIFKKV comes from the coding sequence GTGTTGAGAGTATTTGTCGTAGGATATGGGATTGTAAGCACTTTTGGCAAAAGTTGGAGTGAATTTAGAAGTGCTTTGCTTAAAAAACAAAATGCTGTAAAATATATGCAAGAATGGGAAAAATATCAAGAATTGACCACATATTTGGCTGCACCAATTATAGATTACTCACATCCAAAAGAGTGGAGTAGAAAAGATTTAAGAAGCCTTGGAAGAGTATCGCAATATAGTGTTGAAGCAGCTGGACTTGCTTTGAAAATGGCTGGGCTTTTTGGAGATGAGAGTATTAAGGATGGAAGAATGGGTGTTGCAAGCGGATCAAGCACTGGAAGCACTGATGCAATCATGCAGCTTGCAAAACTTATGTTTGCAGGAGAGAGTGATTGTAATGCAAACTCGTATATAAAATCTATGCCACACACAACAGCTGCAAATATTGCAATTTTTTATGGATTAAAAGGGCGTATGATACCTACATCATCAGCTTGCACATCTGCATCCCATGCTATTGGGTATGCTTATGAAGCAATCAAATATGGCAAAATTCCAATTATGTTAGCAGGTGGTGCTGAAGAGCTTTGTCCTAGTGAGTGTTATGTATTTAATTCATTATATGCTACAAGTCAGAAAAACTCTACACCAAATCTAACTCCTAGTCCATTTGATATCAATCGTGATGGGCTTGTTCTTGGTGAGGGAGCTTGTATGCTAGTATTAGAGGGAGAAGAAAGTATGATTAAAAGGGGAGCTAAACCTATTGCTGAAGTTGTAGGTTTTGGCTCAACTTGTGATGGGACTCATGTTGTAAAACCTGAAGCAAAAACTATGCAAAGTGCAATGAAATTAGCTCTAAAAGATGCCAATATCACTCCAGATAAGATAGGTTATATCAGTGCCCATGCTACAGCTACAAAATGGGGAGATATAGTAGAATCTCATGCTACAAATAATCTTTTTGGAGATAGGGTTGCTATTAGTTCATTAAAAAGTTATATTGGTCATACTCTTGGTGCTTGTGGAGCAATAGAGAGTGTAGCTAGTATTGAGATGATGAATGAAGGTTTGTTTGCCCCAACTATCAATTTAGAAAATGTAGATAGTGAATGTGCAAAATTAGACTATTTAAAAGATTTTAAAGAAATAAATACAAACTATGTGATGAATAATAATTTTGCATTTGGCGGTGTAAATACATCTTTAATCTTTAAAAAAGTATAG
- a CDS encoding beta-ketoacyl synthase chain length factor: protein MQIGISKVSAIISPNFILPSEFSHLEHYKKEFNLKFGAMELRRMLNALKCALNIVDSLNIDKEILQNIPIVFSSFSGESNHCVKLLKNLKEDFVSPTAFSLSVLNATPAQMAIFYKNQNEISSISSKNSLEYGLINAIIKPDKKVLLINYEEISNDFENFSYYALGMLLDKEYKKCVCTLNFSSQEPKDNHIYQSPFLLLSNLIDVKNHSWSVDSNLKWNWTISCADS, encoded by the coding sequence TTGCAAATTGGAATTTCTAAAGTAAGTGCCATAATATCTCCTAATTTTATTTTACCTAGTGAATTTAGTCATTTAGAACATTACAAAAAAGAGTTTAATCTTAAATTTGGAGCTATGGAATTAAGGAGAATGCTGAATGCTTTAAAATGTGCATTAAACATAGTAGATTCTCTAAATATAGATAAAGAAATATTGCAAAATATACCCATAGTATTTAGTTCTTTTAGTGGAGAGAGTAATCATTGTGTTAAGTTGCTTAAAAATTTAAAAGAGGATTTTGTATCTCCTACAGCTTTTTCTTTATCTGTATTAAATGCTACACCTGCACAAATGGCTATATTTTATAAAAATCAAAATGAAATATCTAGTATTAGCTCTAAAAATAGCCTAGAATATGGTCTTATTAATGCTATTATCAAACCAGATAAAAAAGTGCTTTTAATCAACTATGAAGAGATTTCGAATGATTTTGAGAATTTCTCATATTATGCTTTAGGAATGCTTTTAGATAAAGAATATAAAAAATGTGTTTGCACTCTTAATTTTTCTTCACAAGAGCCAAAAGATAATCATATTTATCAAAGCCCTTTTTTACTTTTAAGCAATCTTATTGATGTGAAAAATCATTCTTGGAGCGTAGATTCAAATTTAAAATGGAATTGGACTATAAGCTGTGCAGATAGTTAG
- a CDS encoding 1-acyl-sn-glycerol-3-phosphate acyltransferase, protein MQIVRILLAGFLFSLFGLICLVGNIVFLPIIILRLNKFKFFENLARDLVYLSWNFFIFSTKILGYLDYEFENFNKLGKASQLVIANHPSLLDVVFILSKVKRINCIVKNDLSKNIFLSPAIKASNYILNTKDEYLLNRSLEVLKNGESLLVFPEGTRTKEIIKFHKAPFYIAIHGARVITPIFIYMNPRSLQKGAKWYQTPKTKIKYKIKINKNLEISEFLHDKPNSIRVKALYQTMNEIYKKEIIC, encoded by the coding sequence GTGCAGATAGTTAGAATCTTACTTGCAGGTTTTTTATTTTCTTTATTTGGCTTGATATGTTTAGTAGGCAATATTGTATTTTTACCAATAATAATCCTAAGACTAAATAAATTTAAATTTTTTGAGAATCTTGCACGTGATTTGGTGTATTTATCTTGGAATTTTTTTATATTTTCTACTAAGATTCTTGGATATTTGGATTATGAATTTGAAAACTTTAACAAGCTTGGTAAGGCTAGTCAATTAGTAATTGCCAATCATCCTTCTTTGCTAGATGTTGTTTTTATCTTATCAAAGGTTAAACGAATCAATTGTATAGTAAAAAATGATTTATCTAAAAATATATTTTTAAGCCCTGCTATTAAAGCATCTAACTATATATTAAACACAAAAGATGAATATCTTTTAAATAGAAGCTTAGAAGTTTTAAAAAATGGAGAGAGTTTGTTGGTATTTCCAGAAGGCACAAGAACAAAAGAAATAATCAAATTTCACAAAGCTCCATTTTATATTGCTATTCATGGTGCAAGGGTTATTACACCAATATTTATTTATATGAATCCACGATCTTTACAAAAGGGAGCTAAATGGTATCAAACCCCAAAAACTAAGATAAAGTATAAGATCAAAATTAATAAAAATTTAGAAATAAGTGAATTTTTACATGATAAACCAAATTCAATTCGTGTAAAAGCACTATATCAAACTATGAATGAAATTTATAAAAAGGAGATAATATGCTAA
- a CDS encoding phosphopantetheine-binding protein, translated as MLIDEVKQLIITSLNLPDLKLSDIDENAPLFNDGLGLDSVDALELSLAIKKEYNIELDAKTMDLKSIFYSVKSLSEFIAEQRK; from the coding sequence ATGCTAATTGATGAAGTTAAACAATTAATTATTACATCATTAAATCTACCAGATTTAAAACTAAGTGATATTGATGAAAACGCACCACTTTTTAATGATGGCTTAGGACTTGATAGTGTCGATGCTCTAGAGCTTAGCCTAGCTATTAAAAAAGAGTATAATATAGAGCTAGATGCTAAAACAATGGATTTAAAATCTATATTTTATAGTGTTAAAAGTTTAAGTGAATTTATAGCAGAACAAAGGAAATGA
- a CDS encoding acyl carrier protein, which produces MTKEQIFTMLQEALIELFEIPKDKITLEAKIYEDLEIDSIDAIDMLDYIKKKTGYRMDAADFKEIRTLGDIVNVVFKKLSQIS; this is translated from the coding sequence ATGACTAAAGAACAAATTTTTACTATGCTTCAAGAAGCTTTAATTGAGCTTTTTGAGATACCAAAAGATAAAATCACACTTGAAGCTAAAATATATGAGGATTTAGAAATTGATAGTATAGATGCAATCGATATGCTAGATTATATCAAGAAAAAAACAGGCTACAGAATGGATGCTGCCGACTTTAAAGAGATCAGAACTTTGGGTGATATTGTCAATGTTGTCTTTAAGAAATTATCCCAGATTTCTTAA
- a CDS encoding AMP-binding protein, whose translation MLNNFNPNSSFIFNGSKKSFDNFLKDIYSFSKHLKSQYIEIFTNNSYLFMVAFFGAILNKSKPYLLSYNLPSKDRAFFDDESISSLLSDCSDFDSTLMKLDLDSVFFIQTSGSSGNHKNIEKSINQMIKEATFLSNHFNIKSNTTILSSISHQHLFGLTFKIFVALKSGVNIDCQTLNYPELLSANIANLDSKNHKIILLSSPVLLDSLSKKNNIDEFNKITTIFTAGSKLNESTRAILNKLIKSQIIEIYGSSETGVIASNIDGAFRVFPDVKISHDDKSRLIVRSPWQDCEGGFLSNDCVEIEGDRLKIIGRYDRIIKLHDKRLNLDELENIIKKSPIIEDVAISQDDRYKRLAAILVLNKDGKNLFRNKGKKEIIKQINTLVTKEYNSKLRYFYIRSKLPKNTNGKLPKNAVLDSINAKIKPQFKLVSKDANSLKLNAYIDEGSFYFSGHFLDYPLVPGFIQLGFVFNAIKEHLGLEYENIKHIETIKFMNFLRPCDEASLEIKTTENKLYFKIFANDKECSNGRLKINI comes from the coding sequence ATGTTAAATAATTTTAATCCAAATTCATCTTTTATTTTTAATGGTTCTAAAAAAAGCTTTGATAATTTTTTAAAAGATATATATAGTTTTTCTAAACATTTAAAATCACAATATATAGAAATCTTTACCAATAATAGCTATCTTTTTATGGTTGCATTTTTTGGAGCTATTTTAAATAAAAGCAAACCTTATTTATTATCATATAATTTGCCAAGCAAGGATAGAGCATTTTTTGATGATGAATCTATAAGCAGTCTTTTGTCAGATTGTAGCGATTTTGATTCTACTTTGATGAAATTGGATTTAGATTCTGTATTTTTTATACAGACTTCAGGTAGCAGTGGAAATCATAAAAATATAGAAAAATCTATAAATCAAATGATTAAAGAGGCTACTTTTTTATCTAATCATTTTAATATCAAAAGCAATACTACAATTTTATCAAGCATTTCACATCAACATTTATTTGGGCTTACATTTAAAATATTTGTAGCATTAAAAAGTGGAGTAAATATAGATTGTCAAACTCTAAATTATCCTGAATTATTAAGTGCTAATATAGCAAATCTAGATTCTAAAAATCACAAAATTATACTTTTAAGCTCTCCTGTACTTCTTGATTCACTATCTAAGAAAAATAATATAGATGAATTTAATAAAATTACGACCATATTTACCGCTGGCTCTAAGCTAAATGAAAGCACAAGAGCGATTTTAAATAAGCTAATAAAATCACAAATTATAGAGATTTATGGTAGTAGTGAGACTGGAGTGATTGCTAGTAATATAGATGGTGCATTTAGGGTATTTCCTGATGTTAAAATTAGCCATGATGATAAATCGCGTCTTATTGTAAGATCACCATGGCAAGATTGTGAAGGTGGATTTTTATCTAATGATTGTGTAGAGATAGAAGGTGATAGATTAAAAATTATTGGTCGCTATGATAGAATAATCAAACTTCATGATAAAAGACTTAATCTTGATGAGTTAGAGAATATCATTAAAAAAAGTCCAATTATAGAGGATGTAGCAATATCACAAGATGATAGATATAAAAGATTGGCTGCAATCTTAGTATTAAACAAAGATGGCAAGAATCTCTTTAGAAATAAAGGTAAAAAAGAAATAATAAAGCAGATAAACACTCTAGTAACAAAAGAATATAATAGCAAATTAAGATACTTTTATATACGTTCAAAACTTCCTAAAAATACTAATGGTAAGCTCCCTAAAAATGCAGTTTTAGATTCTATAAATGCAAAAATAAAACCACAATTTAAGCTAGTCTCAAAAGATGCAAACTCATTAAAACTAAATGCATATATTGATGAGGGTTCTTTTTATTTTAGTGGACATTTTTTAGATTATCCATTAGTTCCTGGATTTATCCAGCTTGGTTTTGTTTTTAATGCGATAAAAGAGCATTTAGGATTAGAATATGAGAATATAAAACATATTGAAACTATCAAATTTATGAATTTCTTACGTCCTTGTGATGAAGCCAGCCTAGAGATAAAAACTACAGAAAATAAGCTATATTTTAAAATATTTGCAAATGATAAAGAGTGTTCTAATGGTCGCTTAAAGATTAATATTTAG
- a CDS encoding glycosyltransferase family 2 protein: MKFAFLIPFYNHPESIEKLVDYISKYKIDIIIVDDGSNADSKIVLNNLKDVKILTRKHNGGKGAAIKSGLNLAKDLMYSHIFQIDADMQHELSKIDDFITLSKSNPNSLICANPIYGKDAPKSRLYGRKITNFWVYINTLGGNLKDTMCGMRIYPLYLIYPLLKECKSNRMDFDIDILILAYKNMIDFKWIDVRIKYDSDGVSHFKALRDNILISKMHARHFFGLPKFIFNKYIKE, from the coding sequence ATGAAATTTGCATTTTTAATTCCATTTTATAATCATCCTGAATCTATAGAAAAATTAGTAGATTATATATCAAAGTATAAAATAGATATTATCATCGTAGATGATGGTTCTAATGCAGACTCAAAAATAGTCTTAAATAACCTAAAAGATGTAAAGATTCTGACAAGAAAACACAATGGTGGCAAAGGTGCTGCTATTAAGAGTGGATTAAATTTGGCAAAAGATCTTATGTATTCTCATATATTTCAAATTGATGCAGATATGCAACATGAATTAAGCAAAATTGATGATTTTATAACTTTATCTAAAAGCAATCCAAACTCACTAATTTGTGCTAATCCCATATATGGTAAAGATGCACCAAAATCTAGATTGTATGGTAGAAAAATAACAAATTTTTGGGTGTATATAAATACTTTAGGTGGTAATTTAAAAGATACAATGTGTGGAATGAGAATCTATCCACTATATTTAATTTATCCTCTTTTAAAAGAGTGTAAAAGTAATAGAATGGATTTTGATATAGATATTTTAATATTAGCTTACAAAAATATGATTGATTTTAAATGGATTGATGTAAGAATCAAATATGATAGTGATGGTGTATCGCATTTTAAAGCCCTAAGAGATAATATTTTAATTAGCAAAATGCATGCTAGGCATTTTTTTGGATTACCTAAATTTATATTTAATAAATACATAAAAGAATAA
- a CDS encoding thioesterase family protein, protein MLKRRYEFRAEFFDADPMGIMWHGNHVKYLEMARCRLFDELDFNYIKMKNNGFALPIVKIDIKYINPIHFNDDFIVEISLLDCDITLKFCYIILSKDGIKISKASTTQVAVTLDNQTLYSIPNELKTAILKAKSL, encoded by the coding sequence ATGTTAAAACGAAGATATGAATTTAGGGCTGAATTTTTTGATGCTGATCCTATGGGCATTATGTGGCATGGTAATCATGTAAAGTATCTAGAAATGGCGCGTTGCAGACTCTTTGATGAGCTAGATTTTAACTATATCAAAATGAAAAATAATGGCTTTGCTCTACCTATTGTTAAAATTGATATAAAATATATTAATCCCATACATTTTAATGATGATTTTATAGTAGAAATAAGCCTACTAGATTGCGATATAACATTAAAGTTTTGTTATATCATCTTAAGCAAAGATGGGATAAAAATCTCAAAAGCTAGCACAACTCAAGTAGCAGTAACATTGGACAATCAGACATTATATTCTATTCCAAATGAGCTAAAAACAGCCATATTAAAAGCTAAATCTTTATAA
- a CDS encoding ribose-phosphate pyrophosphokinase, giving the protein MRGFKIFTGSSHPSFAKELARYLDIILSNAEVNRFSDGEINVKISESVRGKDIYIVQPTCCPVNDSLMELLIMVDAFRRSSAENINAVIPYFGYARQDRKAAPRVPITAKLVANLLQSAGVNRVITMDLHAGQIQGFFDIPVDNLYGSIVFYDYIKSKNLVNPIIASPDIGGVARARQFANKLGLGLIIVDKKRERANESEVMNIIGDVNGKTVILVDDIIDTAGTMVKAAEVLKKNGAIGVIAFGTHAVFSGNAVEKIENGAIDEVVVTNSIPFNNTSSKIKVLGVEPLFAEVIRRIHHNESVNSLFL; this is encoded by the coding sequence ATGAGAGGATTTAAGATTTTTACAGGCTCTTCCCACCCAAGTTTTGCAAAGGAATTAGCAAGATATTTAGATATTATATTATCTAATGCAGAAGTAAATAGATTTAGTGATGGTGAAATTAATGTCAAAATAAGCGAGAGTGTGCGAGGCAAGGATATTTATATCGTGCAACCGACTTGTTGCCCAGTCAATGATAGTTTAATGGAGCTTTTGATTATGGTTGATGCTTTTAGGCGAAGTAGTGCAGAAAATATCAATGCTGTTATTCCTTATTTTGGTTATGCAAGGCAAGATAGAAAAGCAGCCCCTAGAGTTCCAATCACTGCTAAACTTGTAGCAAATTTATTGCAGAGTGCAGGTGTAAATAGGGTTATTACTATGGATTTACATGCAGGTCAGATTCAAGGTTTTTTTGATATTCCTGTTGATAATTTGTATGGCTCTATTGTTTTTTATGATTATATAAAATCAAAGAATCTAGTAAATCCAATCATTGCATCTCCAGATATAGGAGGCGTAGCAAGAGCAAGGCAGTTTGCAAATAAGCTTGGACTTGGGTTGATTATCGTTGATAAAAAACGCGAAAGAGCCAATGAGAGTGAAGTTATGAATATCATAGGTGATGTAAATGGTAAAACCGTGATACTTGTAGATGATATCATTGATACAGCAGGCACTATGGTAAAAGCTGCTGAAGTATTGAAAAAAAATGGAGCTATAGGTGTTATTGCCTTTGGCACGCATGCGGTATTTAGCGGAAATGCAGTAGAAAAAATAGAAAATGGAGCAATTGATGAAGTAGTGGTAACAAATTCTATACCATTTAACAATACTAGCTCAAAAATAAAAGTTTTAGGTGTCGAACCACTATTTGCAGAAGTTATACGCAGAATCCATCATAATGAGAGCGTGAATTCATTATTCTTATAA
- the rpsU gene encoding 30S ribosomal protein S21: MPGIKIRENESFDEAYRRFKKQADRNLVVTESRARRFFESQTEKRKKQKINAKKKMLKRLYVLRRYESRL, from the coding sequence ATGCCCGGAATTAAAATAAGAGAGAATGAAAGCTTTGATGAAGCATATAGAAGATTCAAAAAACAAGCTGATAGGAATCTTGTTGTAACCGAAAGTAGGGCTAGAAGATTCTTTGAATCTCAAACAGAAAAACGTAAAAAACAAAAAATAAATGCTAAGAAAAAAATGTTAAAACGTTTGTATGTTTTAAGACGTTATGAATCTAGGCTATAA
- the fabG gene encoding 3-oxoacyl-ACP reductase FabG, whose protein sequence is MKFSGKNVLVTGASKGIGADIARVLGSYDLKVWINYRSNQDIALKVKDDIESNGGSAAIISFDVSKESEFLDALKVIIDCDGGLSYLVNNAGITNDKLAMRMKNEEFLNVIESNLLSTFIGCREALKLMSKNRFGSVVNISSIVGERGNAGQANYAASKGGVIAMSKSFAYEGAPRNVRFNVITPGFIDTAMTANLKDDIRDAYVKNIPLARFGSGIDVANAVAFLLSDNSSYITGEVLRVNGGLYM, encoded by the coding sequence ATGAAATTTAGTGGTAAAAATGTTTTAGTTACTGGTGCCAGCAAAGGTATTGGTGCAGATATCGCTAGAGTTTTAGGTTCTTATGATTTAAAGGTTTGGATTAATTATAGAAGTAATCAAGATATTGCTTTAAAAGTAAAAGATGATATTGAAAGTAATGGCGGTAGTGCTGCTATCATTTCTTTTGATGTTTCAAAAGAGAGCGAATTCTTAGATGCGCTAAAAGTTATTATAGATTGTGATGGTGGGCTTAGTTACCTTGTTAATAATGCTGGAATCACAAATGACAAGCTAGCAATGAGAATGAAAAATGAAGAATTTTTAAATGTTATAGAATCTAATCTTCTTTCTACATTTATAGGGTGTAGGGAAGCACTAAAACTTATGTCTAAAAACAGGTTTGGCAGTGTAGTAAATATTTCATCAATTGTTGGCGAACGTGGCAATGCAGGTCAGGCTAACTATGCTGCATCTAAAGGTGGAGTAATAGCAATGAGTAAATCTTTTGCATATGAGGGTGCTCCTCGTAATGTAAGATTTAATGTTATTACTCCAGGATTTATAGATACGGCGATGACAGCAAATCTAAAAGATGATATTAGAGATGCTTATGTCAAAAATATACCACTTGCTAGATTTGGTAGTGGTATTGATGTCGCTAATGCTGTAGCATTTTTACTTAGTGACAATTCTAGTTATATTACAGGTGAAGTATTAAGAGTAAATGGCGGTTTGTATATGTAG
- the acpP gene encoding acyl carrier protein: MAVFDDVKAVIVEQLSVNEGEVKLESRFVDDLGADSLDVVELVMALEEKFEIEIPDEEAEKIATVKDVVDYIEKKK; encoded by the coding sequence ATGGCAGTTTTTGATGATGTAAAAGCAGTTATTGTTGAGCAATTAAGTGTTAATGAAGGCGAAGTGAAGCTAGAATCTAGATTTGTTGATGATTTAGGTGCAGATTCTCTTGATGTTGTAGAGTTGGTTATGGCATTAGAAGAAAAATTTGAAATCGAGATTCCAGATGAAGAAGCTGAAAAAATAGCAACAGTGAAAGATGTAGTAGATTATATAGAAAAGAAAAAATAA